One stretch of Oncorhynchus clarkii lewisi isolate Uvic-CL-2024 chromosome 3, UVic_Ocla_1.0, whole genome shotgun sequence DNA includes these proteins:
- the LOC139398654 gene encoding oxysterol-binding protein-related protein 6 isoform X5 — protein sequence MSYHHHRNPSQSSHRTMSAEERCSTPVHHHKASTPTHKSASSSSSYQRDTRQEADSWEIIEGLRIGQSNVQRPDKHEGFMLKKRKWPLKGWHKRFFVLDNGMLKYSKSPIDIQKAKLHGCIDVGLSVMSIKKRARRIDLDTEEHIYHLKVKSPDIFDSWVVKLRHHRLYRQNEIVRSPRDATIRTFPPPATTESPIPHPHPQPAPTPIAGQHDVKVGLSSLAVTSAQLFSAVQPKPTTLPSWQSPPVPSSSSLPASYSNGQSKVAAWLQESEEMDKCTEELARCQSSLIELSKLLQSLEILQRTQSAPNFTDMQVPSLPVSASMSPVRLHSSNPNLSAELVDIQTPASRLAPDNIECGGDYIKLQEDFCLIAQKVHSLLKSAFNTVAIEKEKIKTVLSDQDQSSGQSVQLITLRKSLSQALSQNAELKTRLGRIHSESVLSEQTVSVNIIPSSDEAGEQMGIPLTQQTSNESRLSMSESVSEFFDAQEVLLSASSSENEASDDESYVSDVSDNISEDNASVTDNVSRQMLNGDLAGSAFRNGRRPSLPAPSPDCSNINLWNILRNNIGKDLSKVSMPVELNEPLNTLQHMCEELEYTELLDRAADTEDPYERMAIMAAFVISGYSSTYYRAGSKPFNPLLGETYECIREDKGMCFIAEQVSHHPPISACHADSNKFTFWQDVRWKNKFWGKSMEILPIGTVNVMLPSFGDHYEWNKVTTCVHNILSGRRWIEHYGEITIRNTKSSACICKLTFVKGNYWSSNVNEVQGIVMDQEGKVVHRLFGKWHEGLYCGVPPSAKCIWRTGSMPTDYELYYGFTRFAIELNELCPEMQDLLPPTDARFRPDQRHLEEGNVEMAASEKQRIEDLQRTRRKWQEENDIKHEPRFFKKVVDANHRERWVTNNTYWELRKSPGFINMENPNLW from the exons aTGTCCTACCACCACCACAGGAACCCCAGCCAGAGCAGCCACCGCACCATGAGCGCCGAGGAGAGGTGCTCCACGCCCGTCCACCACCACAAGGCGTCCACGCCCACACACAAAAGcgcctcgtcctcctcctcgtaCCAGCGCGACACCCGCCAG GAGGCAGACAGCTGGGAAATCATTGAGGGACTGAGAATCGGTCAGAGCAACGTCCAGAGGCCAGATAAACACGAGGGCTTCATGTTGAAGAAGCGAAAATGGCCGCTGAAAGGCTGGCACAAG CGTTTTTTTGTCCTGGACAATGGGATGCTGAAGTACTCCAAGTCGCCCATTGAT ATTCAGAAAGCCAAACTGCATGGCTGCATTGATGTGGGTCTGTCAGTCATGTCCATCAAGAAGAGGGCCCGCCGCATTGACTTGGACACAGAGGAGCATATCTACCACCTCAAA GTCAAGTCTCCAGACATCTTTGACTCCTGGGTGGTCAAGCTGCGCCACCACCGTCTCTACCGGCAGAACGAGATCGTCCGCTCCCCCCGAGACGCCACCATAAGGACGTTCCCTCCCCCTGCCACCACCGAGTCCCCCATCCCACACCCCCACCCTCAGCCAGCCCCCACCCCCATTGCGGGACAACATGACGTAAAGGTGGGCCTCTCTTCCCTGGCGGTTACCTCGGCACAGTTGTTCTCTGCTGTG CAGCCCAAACCCACCACCCTTCCATCATGGCAGTCCCCCCCAGTCCCTAGCAGCAGCAGCCTGCCGGCCTCCTACAGTAACGGACAGAGCAAAGTGGCCGCATGGCTTCAGGAGTCGGAGGAGATGGACAAGTGCACAGAGG AGCTCGCCCGCTGCCAGTCCAGCCTGATAGAGCTGAGCAAGTTACTGCAGAGCCTGGAGATCTTACAGAGGACCCAGTCGGCTCCTAATTTCACTGACatgcag gtcccatctctccctgtgaGTGCCAGCATGTCTCCAGTTCGCCTCCACTCCTCAAACCCCAACCTGAGTGCTGAGCTGGTGGACATCCAGACCCCTGCCTCTCGCCTGGCTCCTGACAACATAGAGTGTGGAGGCGACTACATCAAACTGCAGGAGGACTTCTGCCTCATCGCTCAgaaag TCCACTCTCTGCTAAAGTCTGCGTTCAACACAGTGGCCATAGAGAAGGAGAAGATCAAAAcggttttatcagaccaggatCAGTCATCAGGGCAGTCTGTCCAGCTCATCACCCTCAGGAAGTCTCTGTCACAG GCCCTGTCCCAAAACGCCGAGCTTAAAACCCGACTGGGCCGCATCCACTCTGAGTCGGTCCTGTCTGAACAAACAGTCAGTGTGAACATCATTCCCAGTTCTGACGAG GCTGGTGAGCAGATGGGAATCCCTCTGACACAACAGACGTCCAATGAGAGCAGGCTGTCCATGTCCGAGTCTGTGTCAGAGTTCTTCGACGCCCAGGAAGTGCTTCTGTCTGCCAGCTCGTCGGAGAACGAG GCCTCAGACGATGAGTCATACGTCAGCGATGTGAGCGATAACATTTCAGAGGACAATGCCAGCGTGACCGATAACGTCTCCAGACAAA TGCTGAACGGAGACCTGGCTGGAAGTGCCTTCCGTAACGGGCGGCGCCCGTCCCTTCCCGCCCCCTCGCCGGACTGCAGCAACATCAACCTGTGGAACATCCTGAGGAACAACATAGGGAAGGACCTGTCCAAGGTGTCCATGCCCGTGGAACTCAACGAGCCCCTCAACACCCTGCAGCACATGTGTGAGGAGCTGGAGTACACTGAGCTATTGGACAGAGCTGCCGATACGGAGGACCCCTACGAACGCATG GCCATTATGGCGGCGTTCGTCATCTCAGGATACTCCTCCACGTACTACAGAGCGGGAAGCAAGCCATTCAACCCTTTACTGGGAGAGACGTATGAATGTATCCGTGAGGACAAGGGCATGTGTTTTATCGCTGAGCAG GTGAGCCACCATCCACCAATCTCAGCTTGTCACGCTGATTCCAACAAGTTCACCTTTTGGCAAG ATGTCAGATGGAAAAACAAATTCTGGGGGAAATCCATGGAAATCCTCCCCATTGGCACAGTCAATGTTATGCTACCAAG CTTTGGGGACCACTATGAGTGGAACAAGGTCACCACCTGCGTGCACAACATCCTAAGCGGCAGAAGGTGGATCGAACACTACGGGGAAATCACCATTAGGAACACCAAAAGCAGTGCCTGTATCTGCAAGCTCACTTTCGTCAAG GGAAATTACTGGAGTTCTAATGTCAATGAGGTTCAAGGGATCGTGATGGACCAAGAGGGGAAGGTAGTGCATCGGCTGTTCGGAAAATGGCATGAGGGCCTTTACTGTGGAGTCCCGCCCTCTGCCAAATGCATCTGGAGGACAG GCTCCATGCCCACCGATTACGAGCTGTATTATGGCTTCACCAGGTTTGCCATTGAGCTCAATGAGCTTTGCCCTGAGATGCAAGATCTGCTACCACCCACAGATGCCCGCTTCAGACCCGATCAGAG GCACCTGGAGGAGGGCAATGTGGAAATGGCTGCCTCAGAGAAGCAGCGTATCGAAGACCTGCAACGCACCAGAAGGAAGTGGCAAGAGGAGAATGACATAAAGCACGAGCCACGCTTCTTCAA GAAAGTGGTTGATGCCAATCATAGGGAGCGCTGGGTCACCAACAACACCTACTGGGAGCTTCGCAAATCCCCCGGCTTCATCAACATGGAAAACCCTAATCTATGGTAG
- the LOC139398654 gene encoding oxysterol-binding protein-related protein 6 isoform X6, translating into MSYHHHRNPSQSSHRTMSAEERCSTPVHHHKASTPTHKSASSSSSYQRDTRQEADSWEIIEGLRIGQSNVQRPDKHEGFMLKKRKWPLKGWHKRFFVLDNGMLKYSKSPIDIQKAKLHGCIDVGLSVMSIKKRARRIDLDTEEHIYHLKVKSPDIFDSWVVKLRHHRLYRQNEIVRSPRDATIRTFPPPATTESPIPHPHPQPAPTPIAGQHDVKVGLSSLAVTSAQLFSAVPKPTTLPSWQSPPVPSSSSLPASYSNGQSKVAAWLQESEEMDKCTEELARCQSSLIELSKLLQSLEILQRTQSAPNFTDMQVPSLPVSASMSPVRLHSSNPNLSAELVDIQTPASRLAPDNIECGGDYIKLQEDFCLIAQKVHSLLKSAFNTVAIEKEKIKTVLSDQDQSSGQSVQLITLRKSLSQALSQNAELKTRLGRIHSESVLSEQTVSVNIIPSSDEAGEQMGIPLTQQTSNESRLSMSESVSEFFDAQEVLLSASSSENEASDDESYVSDVSDNISEDNASVTDNVSRQMLNGDLAGSAFRNGRRPSLPAPSPDCSNINLWNILRNNIGKDLSKVSMPVELNEPLNTLQHMCEELEYTELLDRAADTEDPYERMAIMAAFVISGYSSTYYRAGSKPFNPLLGETYECIREDKGMCFIAEQVSHHPPISACHADSNKFTFWQDVRWKNKFWGKSMEILPIGTVNVMLPSFGDHYEWNKVTTCVHNILSGRRWIEHYGEITIRNTKSSACICKLTFVKGNYWSSNVNEVQGIVMDQEGKVVHRLFGKWHEGLYCGVPPSAKCIWRTGSMPTDYELYYGFTRFAIELNELCPEMQDLLPPTDARFRPDQRHLEEGNVEMAASEKQRIEDLQRTRRKWQEENDIKHEPRFFKKVVDANHRERWVTNNTYWELRKSPGFINMENPNLW; encoded by the exons aTGTCCTACCACCACCACAGGAACCCCAGCCAGAGCAGCCACCGCACCATGAGCGCCGAGGAGAGGTGCTCCACGCCCGTCCACCACCACAAGGCGTCCACGCCCACACACAAAAGcgcctcgtcctcctcctcgtaCCAGCGCGACACCCGCCAG GAGGCAGACAGCTGGGAAATCATTGAGGGACTGAGAATCGGTCAGAGCAACGTCCAGAGGCCAGATAAACACGAGGGCTTCATGTTGAAGAAGCGAAAATGGCCGCTGAAAGGCTGGCACAAG CGTTTTTTTGTCCTGGACAATGGGATGCTGAAGTACTCCAAGTCGCCCATTGAT ATTCAGAAAGCCAAACTGCATGGCTGCATTGATGTGGGTCTGTCAGTCATGTCCATCAAGAAGAGGGCCCGCCGCATTGACTTGGACACAGAGGAGCATATCTACCACCTCAAA GTCAAGTCTCCAGACATCTTTGACTCCTGGGTGGTCAAGCTGCGCCACCACCGTCTCTACCGGCAGAACGAGATCGTCCGCTCCCCCCGAGACGCCACCATAAGGACGTTCCCTCCCCCTGCCACCACCGAGTCCCCCATCCCACACCCCCACCCTCAGCCAGCCCCCACCCCCATTGCGGGACAACATGACGTAAAGGTGGGCCTCTCTTCCCTGGCGGTTACCTCGGCACAGTTGTTCTCTGCTGTG CCCAAACCCACCACCCTTCCATCATGGCAGTCCCCCCCAGTCCCTAGCAGCAGCAGCCTGCCGGCCTCCTACAGTAACGGACAGAGCAAAGTGGCCGCATGGCTTCAGGAGTCGGAGGAGATGGACAAGTGCACAGAGG AGCTCGCCCGCTGCCAGTCCAGCCTGATAGAGCTGAGCAAGTTACTGCAGAGCCTGGAGATCTTACAGAGGACCCAGTCGGCTCCTAATTTCACTGACatgcag gtcccatctctccctgtgaGTGCCAGCATGTCTCCAGTTCGCCTCCACTCCTCAAACCCCAACCTGAGTGCTGAGCTGGTGGACATCCAGACCCCTGCCTCTCGCCTGGCTCCTGACAACATAGAGTGTGGAGGCGACTACATCAAACTGCAGGAGGACTTCTGCCTCATCGCTCAgaaag TCCACTCTCTGCTAAAGTCTGCGTTCAACACAGTGGCCATAGAGAAGGAGAAGATCAAAAcggttttatcagaccaggatCAGTCATCAGGGCAGTCTGTCCAGCTCATCACCCTCAGGAAGTCTCTGTCACAG GCCCTGTCCCAAAACGCCGAGCTTAAAACCCGACTGGGCCGCATCCACTCTGAGTCGGTCCTGTCTGAACAAACAGTCAGTGTGAACATCATTCCCAGTTCTGACGAG GCTGGTGAGCAGATGGGAATCCCTCTGACACAACAGACGTCCAATGAGAGCAGGCTGTCCATGTCCGAGTCTGTGTCAGAGTTCTTCGACGCCCAGGAAGTGCTTCTGTCTGCCAGCTCGTCGGAGAACGAG GCCTCAGACGATGAGTCATACGTCAGCGATGTGAGCGATAACATTTCAGAGGACAATGCCAGCGTGACCGATAACGTCTCCAGACAAA TGCTGAACGGAGACCTGGCTGGAAGTGCCTTCCGTAACGGGCGGCGCCCGTCCCTTCCCGCCCCCTCGCCGGACTGCAGCAACATCAACCTGTGGAACATCCTGAGGAACAACATAGGGAAGGACCTGTCCAAGGTGTCCATGCCCGTGGAACTCAACGAGCCCCTCAACACCCTGCAGCACATGTGTGAGGAGCTGGAGTACACTGAGCTATTGGACAGAGCTGCCGATACGGAGGACCCCTACGAACGCATG GCCATTATGGCGGCGTTCGTCATCTCAGGATACTCCTCCACGTACTACAGAGCGGGAAGCAAGCCATTCAACCCTTTACTGGGAGAGACGTATGAATGTATCCGTGAGGACAAGGGCATGTGTTTTATCGCTGAGCAG GTGAGCCACCATCCACCAATCTCAGCTTGTCACGCTGATTCCAACAAGTTCACCTTTTGGCAAG ATGTCAGATGGAAAAACAAATTCTGGGGGAAATCCATGGAAATCCTCCCCATTGGCACAGTCAATGTTATGCTACCAAG CTTTGGGGACCACTATGAGTGGAACAAGGTCACCACCTGCGTGCACAACATCCTAAGCGGCAGAAGGTGGATCGAACACTACGGGGAAATCACCATTAGGAACACCAAAAGCAGTGCCTGTATCTGCAAGCTCACTTTCGTCAAG GGAAATTACTGGAGTTCTAATGTCAATGAGGTTCAAGGGATCGTGATGGACCAAGAGGGGAAGGTAGTGCATCGGCTGTTCGGAAAATGGCATGAGGGCCTTTACTGTGGAGTCCCGCCCTCTGCCAAATGCATCTGGAGGACAG GCTCCATGCCCACCGATTACGAGCTGTATTATGGCTTCACCAGGTTTGCCATTGAGCTCAATGAGCTTTGCCCTGAGATGCAAGATCTGCTACCACCCACAGATGCCCGCTTCAGACCCGATCAGAG GCACCTGGAGGAGGGCAATGTGGAAATGGCTGCCTCAGAGAAGCAGCGTATCGAAGACCTGCAACGCACCAGAAGGAAGTGGCAAGAGGAGAATGACATAAAGCACGAGCCACGCTTCTTCAA GAAAGTGGTTGATGCCAATCATAGGGAGCGCTGGGTCACCAACAACACCTACTGGGAGCTTCGCAAATCCCCCGGCTTCATCAACATGGAAAACCCTAATCTATGGTAG
- the LOC139398654 gene encoding oxysterol-binding protein-related protein 6 isoform X11, giving the protein MSYHHHRNPSQSSHRTMSAEERCSTPVHHHKASTPTHKSASSSSSYQRDTRQEADSWEIIEGLRIGQSNVQRPDKHEGFMLKKRKWPLKGWHKRFFVLDNGMLKYSKSPIDIQKAKLHGCIDVGLSVMSIKKRARRIDLDTEEHIYHLKVKSPDIFDSWVVKLRHHRLYRQNEIVRSPRDATIRTFPPPATTESPIPHPHPQPAPTPIAGQHDVKQPKPTTLPSWQSPPVPSSSSLPASYSNGQSKVAAWLQESEEMDKCTEELARCQSSLIELSKLLQSLEILQRTQSAPNFTDMQSNCVDMSKKDKRMNRRWRTKSVGKDAKLQLQVPSLPVSASMSPVRLHSSNPNLSAELVDIQTPASRLAPDNIECGGDYIKLQEDFCLIAQKVHSLLKSAFNTVAIEKEKIKTVLSDQDQSSGQSVQLITLRKSLSQAGEQMGIPLTQQTSNESRLSMSESVSEFFDAQEVLLSASSSENEASDDESYVSDVSDNISEDNASVTDNVSRQMLNGDLAGSAFRNGRRPSLPAPSPDCSNINLWNILRNNIGKDLSKVSMPVELNEPLNTLQHMCEELEYTELLDRAADTEDPYERMAIMAAFVISGYSSTYYRAGSKPFNPLLGETYECIREDKGMCFIAEQVSHHPPISACHADSNKFTFWQDVRWKNKFWGKSMEILPIGTVNVMLPSFGDHYEWNKVTTCVHNILSGRRWIEHYGEITIRNTKSSACICKLTFVKGNYWSSNVNEVQGIVMDQEGKVVHRLFGKWHEGLYCGVPPSAKCIWRTGSMPTDYELYYGFTRFAIELNELCPEMQDLLPPTDARFRPDQRHLEEGNVEMAASEKQRIEDLQRTRRKWQEENDIKHEPRFFKKVVDANHRERWVTNNTYWELRKSPGFINMENPNLW; this is encoded by the exons aTGTCCTACCACCACCACAGGAACCCCAGCCAGAGCAGCCACCGCACCATGAGCGCCGAGGAGAGGTGCTCCACGCCCGTCCACCACCACAAGGCGTCCACGCCCACACACAAAAGcgcctcgtcctcctcctcgtaCCAGCGCGACACCCGCCAG GAGGCAGACAGCTGGGAAATCATTGAGGGACTGAGAATCGGTCAGAGCAACGTCCAGAGGCCAGATAAACACGAGGGCTTCATGTTGAAGAAGCGAAAATGGCCGCTGAAAGGCTGGCACAAG CGTTTTTTTGTCCTGGACAATGGGATGCTGAAGTACTCCAAGTCGCCCATTGAT ATTCAGAAAGCCAAACTGCATGGCTGCATTGATGTGGGTCTGTCAGTCATGTCCATCAAGAAGAGGGCCCGCCGCATTGACTTGGACACAGAGGAGCATATCTACCACCTCAAA GTCAAGTCTCCAGACATCTTTGACTCCTGGGTGGTCAAGCTGCGCCACCACCGTCTCTACCGGCAGAACGAGATCGTCCGCTCCCCCCGAGACGCCACCATAAGGACGTTCCCTCCCCCTGCCACCACCGAGTCCCCCATCCCACACCCCCACCCTCAGCCAGCCCCCACCCCCATTGCGGGACAACATGACGTAAAG CAGCCCAAACCCACCACCCTTCCATCATGGCAGTCCCCCCCAGTCCCTAGCAGCAGCAGCCTGCCGGCCTCCTACAGTAACGGACAGAGCAAAGTGGCCGCATGGCTTCAGGAGTCGGAGGAGATGGACAAGTGCACAGAGG AGCTCGCCCGCTGCCAGTCCAGCCTGATAGAGCTGAGCAAGTTACTGCAGAGCCTGGAGATCTTACAGAGGACCCAGTCGGCTCCTAATTTCACTGACatgcag AGCAATTGTGTAGACATGTCAAAGAAAGACAAGCGCATGAacagaagatggagaacaaaaaGTGTCGGCAAAGATGCAAAATTGCAGCTTCAG gtcccatctctccctgtgaGTGCCAGCATGTCTCCAGTTCGCCTCCACTCCTCAAACCCCAACCTGAGTGCTGAGCTGGTGGACATCCAGACCCCTGCCTCTCGCCTGGCTCCTGACAACATAGAGTGTGGAGGCGACTACATCAAACTGCAGGAGGACTTCTGCCTCATCGCTCAgaaag TCCACTCTCTGCTAAAGTCTGCGTTCAACACAGTGGCCATAGAGAAGGAGAAGATCAAAAcggttttatcagaccaggatCAGTCATCAGGGCAGTCTGTCCAGCTCATCACCCTCAGGAAGTCTCTGTCACAG GCTGGTGAGCAGATGGGAATCCCTCTGACACAACAGACGTCCAATGAGAGCAGGCTGTCCATGTCCGAGTCTGTGTCAGAGTTCTTCGACGCCCAGGAAGTGCTTCTGTCTGCCAGCTCGTCGGAGAACGAG GCCTCAGACGATGAGTCATACGTCAGCGATGTGAGCGATAACATTTCAGAGGACAATGCCAGCGTGACCGATAACGTCTCCAGACAAA TGCTGAACGGAGACCTGGCTGGAAGTGCCTTCCGTAACGGGCGGCGCCCGTCCCTTCCCGCCCCCTCGCCGGACTGCAGCAACATCAACCTGTGGAACATCCTGAGGAACAACATAGGGAAGGACCTGTCCAAGGTGTCCATGCCCGTGGAACTCAACGAGCCCCTCAACACCCTGCAGCACATGTGTGAGGAGCTGGAGTACACTGAGCTATTGGACAGAGCTGCCGATACGGAGGACCCCTACGAACGCATG GCCATTATGGCGGCGTTCGTCATCTCAGGATACTCCTCCACGTACTACAGAGCGGGAAGCAAGCCATTCAACCCTTTACTGGGAGAGACGTATGAATGTATCCGTGAGGACAAGGGCATGTGTTTTATCGCTGAGCAG GTGAGCCACCATCCACCAATCTCAGCTTGTCACGCTGATTCCAACAAGTTCACCTTTTGGCAAG ATGTCAGATGGAAAAACAAATTCTGGGGGAAATCCATGGAAATCCTCCCCATTGGCACAGTCAATGTTATGCTACCAAG CTTTGGGGACCACTATGAGTGGAACAAGGTCACCACCTGCGTGCACAACATCCTAAGCGGCAGAAGGTGGATCGAACACTACGGGGAAATCACCATTAGGAACACCAAAAGCAGTGCCTGTATCTGCAAGCTCACTTTCGTCAAG GGAAATTACTGGAGTTCTAATGTCAATGAGGTTCAAGGGATCGTGATGGACCAAGAGGGGAAGGTAGTGCATCGGCTGTTCGGAAAATGGCATGAGGGCCTTTACTGTGGAGTCCCGCCCTCTGCCAAATGCATCTGGAGGACAG GCTCCATGCCCACCGATTACGAGCTGTATTATGGCTTCACCAGGTTTGCCATTGAGCTCAATGAGCTTTGCCCTGAGATGCAAGATCTGCTACCACCCACAGATGCCCGCTTCAGACCCGATCAGAG GCACCTGGAGGAGGGCAATGTGGAAATGGCTGCCTCAGAGAAGCAGCGTATCGAAGACCTGCAACGCACCAGAAGGAAGTGGCAAGAGGAGAATGACATAAAGCACGAGCCACGCTTCTTCAA GAAAGTGGTTGATGCCAATCATAGGGAGCGCTGGGTCACCAACAACACCTACTGGGAGCTTCGCAAATCCCCCGGCTTCATCAACATGGAAAACCCTAATCTATGGTAG
- the LOC139398654 gene encoding oxysterol-binding protein-related protein 6 isoform X8 produces MSYHHHRNPSQSSHRTMSAEERCSTPVHHHKASTPTHKSASSSSSYQRDTRQEADSWEIIEGLRIGQSNVQRPDKHEGFMLKKRKWPLKGWHKRFFVLDNGMLKYSKSPIDIQKAKLHGCIDVGLSVMSIKKRARRIDLDTEEHIYHLKVKSPDIFDSWVVKLRHHRLYRQNEIVRSPRDATIRTFPPPATTESPIPHPHPQPAPTPIAGQHDVKVGLSSLAVTSAQLFSAVQPKPTTLPSWQSPPVPSSSSLPASYSNGQSKVAAWLQESEEMDKCTEELARCQSSLIELSKLLQSLEILQRTQSAPNFTDMQSNCVDMSKKDKRMNRRWRTKSVGKDAKLQLQVPSLPVSASMSPVRLHSSNPNLSAELVDIQTPASRLAPDNIECGGDYIKLQEDFCLIAQKVHSLLKSAFNTVAIEKEKIKTVLSDQDQSSGQSVQLITLRKSLSQAGEQMGIPLTQQTSNESRLSMSESVSEFFDAQEVLLSASSSENEASDDESYVSDVSDNISEDNASVTDNVSRQMLNGDLAGSAFRNGRRPSLPAPSPDCSNINLWNILRNNIGKDLSKVSMPVELNEPLNTLQHMCEELEYTELLDRAADTEDPYERMAIMAAFVISGYSSTYYRAGSKPFNPLLGETYECIREDKGMCFIAEQVSHHPPISACHADSNKFTFWQDVRWKNKFWGKSMEILPIGTVNVMLPSFGDHYEWNKVTTCVHNILSGRRWIEHYGEITIRNTKSSACICKLTFVKGNYWSSNVNEVQGIVMDQEGKVVHRLFGKWHEGLYCGVPPSAKCIWRTGSMPTDYELYYGFTRFAIELNELCPEMQDLLPPTDARFRPDQRHLEEGNVEMAASEKQRIEDLQRTRRKWQEENDIKHEPRFFKKVVDANHRERWVTNNTYWELRKSPGFINMENPNLW; encoded by the exons aTGTCCTACCACCACCACAGGAACCCCAGCCAGAGCAGCCACCGCACCATGAGCGCCGAGGAGAGGTGCTCCACGCCCGTCCACCACCACAAGGCGTCCACGCCCACACACAAAAGcgcctcgtcctcctcctcgtaCCAGCGCGACACCCGCCAG GAGGCAGACAGCTGGGAAATCATTGAGGGACTGAGAATCGGTCAGAGCAACGTCCAGAGGCCAGATAAACACGAGGGCTTCATGTTGAAGAAGCGAAAATGGCCGCTGAAAGGCTGGCACAAG CGTTTTTTTGTCCTGGACAATGGGATGCTGAAGTACTCCAAGTCGCCCATTGAT ATTCAGAAAGCCAAACTGCATGGCTGCATTGATGTGGGTCTGTCAGTCATGTCCATCAAGAAGAGGGCCCGCCGCATTGACTTGGACACAGAGGAGCATATCTACCACCTCAAA GTCAAGTCTCCAGACATCTTTGACTCCTGGGTGGTCAAGCTGCGCCACCACCGTCTCTACCGGCAGAACGAGATCGTCCGCTCCCCCCGAGACGCCACCATAAGGACGTTCCCTCCCCCTGCCACCACCGAGTCCCCCATCCCACACCCCCACCCTCAGCCAGCCCCCACCCCCATTGCGGGACAACATGACGTAAAGGTGGGCCTCTCTTCCCTGGCGGTTACCTCGGCACAGTTGTTCTCTGCTGTG CAGCCCAAACCCACCACCCTTCCATCATGGCAGTCCCCCCCAGTCCCTAGCAGCAGCAGCCTGCCGGCCTCCTACAGTAACGGACAGAGCAAAGTGGCCGCATGGCTTCAGGAGTCGGAGGAGATGGACAAGTGCACAGAGG AGCTCGCCCGCTGCCAGTCCAGCCTGATAGAGCTGAGCAAGTTACTGCAGAGCCTGGAGATCTTACAGAGGACCCAGTCGGCTCCTAATTTCACTGACatgcag AGCAATTGTGTAGACATGTCAAAGAAAGACAAGCGCATGAacagaagatggagaacaaaaaGTGTCGGCAAAGATGCAAAATTGCAGCTTCAG gtcccatctctccctgtgaGTGCCAGCATGTCTCCAGTTCGCCTCCACTCCTCAAACCCCAACCTGAGTGCTGAGCTGGTGGACATCCAGACCCCTGCCTCTCGCCTGGCTCCTGACAACATAGAGTGTGGAGGCGACTACATCAAACTGCAGGAGGACTTCTGCCTCATCGCTCAgaaag TCCACTCTCTGCTAAAGTCTGCGTTCAACACAGTGGCCATAGAGAAGGAGAAGATCAAAAcggttttatcagaccaggatCAGTCATCAGGGCAGTCTGTCCAGCTCATCACCCTCAGGAAGTCTCTGTCACAG GCTGGTGAGCAGATGGGAATCCCTCTGACACAACAGACGTCCAATGAGAGCAGGCTGTCCATGTCCGAGTCTGTGTCAGAGTTCTTCGACGCCCAGGAAGTGCTTCTGTCTGCCAGCTCGTCGGAGAACGAG GCCTCAGACGATGAGTCATACGTCAGCGATGTGAGCGATAACATTTCAGAGGACAATGCCAGCGTGACCGATAACGTCTCCAGACAAA TGCTGAACGGAGACCTGGCTGGAAGTGCCTTCCGTAACGGGCGGCGCCCGTCCCTTCCCGCCCCCTCGCCGGACTGCAGCAACATCAACCTGTGGAACATCCTGAGGAACAACATAGGGAAGGACCTGTCCAAGGTGTCCATGCCCGTGGAACTCAACGAGCCCCTCAACACCCTGCAGCACATGTGTGAGGAGCTGGAGTACACTGAGCTATTGGACAGAGCTGCCGATACGGAGGACCCCTACGAACGCATG GCCATTATGGCGGCGTTCGTCATCTCAGGATACTCCTCCACGTACTACAGAGCGGGAAGCAAGCCATTCAACCCTTTACTGGGAGAGACGTATGAATGTATCCGTGAGGACAAGGGCATGTGTTTTATCGCTGAGCAG GTGAGCCACCATCCACCAATCTCAGCTTGTCACGCTGATTCCAACAAGTTCACCTTTTGGCAAG ATGTCAGATGGAAAAACAAATTCTGGGGGAAATCCATGGAAATCCTCCCCATTGGCACAGTCAATGTTATGCTACCAAG CTTTGGGGACCACTATGAGTGGAACAAGGTCACCACCTGCGTGCACAACATCCTAAGCGGCAGAAGGTGGATCGAACACTACGGGGAAATCACCATTAGGAACACCAAAAGCAGTGCCTGTATCTGCAAGCTCACTTTCGTCAAG GGAAATTACTGGAGTTCTAATGTCAATGAGGTTCAAGGGATCGTGATGGACCAAGAGGGGAAGGTAGTGCATCGGCTGTTCGGAAAATGGCATGAGGGCCTTTACTGTGGAGTCCCGCCCTCTGCCAAATGCATCTGGAGGACAG GCTCCATGCCCACCGATTACGAGCTGTATTATGGCTTCACCAGGTTTGCCATTGAGCTCAATGAGCTTTGCCCTGAGATGCAAGATCTGCTACCACCCACAGATGCCCGCTTCAGACCCGATCAGAG GCACCTGGAGGAGGGCAATGTGGAAATGGCTGCCTCAGAGAAGCAGCGTATCGAAGACCTGCAACGCACCAGAAGGAAGTGGCAAGAGGAGAATGACATAAAGCACGAGCCACGCTTCTTCAA GAAAGTGGTTGATGCCAATCATAGGGAGCGCTGGGTCACCAACAACACCTACTGGGAGCTTCGCAAATCCCCCGGCTTCATCAACATGGAAAACCCTAATCTATGGTAG